One window from the genome of Microvirgula aerodenitrificans DSM 15089 encodes:
- a CDS encoding class I SAM-dependent methyltransferase, which translates to QGSLHSQPGDICGSPLEELKRSVEKYNSERHLAHIPNVELVKGDFTQTAAQYLEANPHTIISLLYLDFDLYEPTKKALELFLPRMPKGAIVAFDEINCESFPGETLALQEIVGIGTHEIRRFPFEPWVSYMVL; encoded by the coding sequence CAGGGCAGCCTGCACAGCCAGCCTGGCGACATCTGCGGCAGCCCACTGGAAGAGCTCAAACGTTCTGTCGAGAAGTACAACAGCGAGCGCCACCTAGCGCACATCCCGAACGTCGAGCTGGTCAAAGGCGACTTCACCCAGACCGCCGCGCAGTATCTCGAAGCCAATCCGCACACCATCATCTCCCTGCTCTACCTCGACTTCGACCTGTACGAACCAACGAAGAAGGCACTGGAGCTATTTCTGCCCCGAATGCCGAAAGGCGCCATCGTCGCCTTCGACGAGATCAACTGCGAGTCGTTTCCGGGCGAGACGCTGGCCCTGCAGGAGATCGTGGGGATCGGCACGCATGAGATCCGGCGGTTTCCGTTTGAGCCGTGGGTGTCGTATATGGTGCTTTGA
- a CDS encoding nucleotide pyrophosphohydrolase, with protein MSQSPKNTTTAPLVETSRLATALEAFATERDWHQFHSPKNLVMALSGEVGELTEIFQWMTEDASRTAGRDPATADKVREELADVLLYLVRLADVLEVDLNDAATQKLQLNAEKYPAEKARGSSKKYTEI; from the coding sequence ATGAGCCAGAGTCCCAAAAATACAACCACCGCCCCCTTGGTAGAAACCAGCAGACTGGCAACCGCATTGGAGGCCTTTGCCACAGAGCGCGACTGGCACCAGTTTCACTCCCCCAAGAATCTCGTGATGGCCCTATCTGGCGAAGTTGGCGAGCTGACCGAAATTTTCCAGTGGATGACCGAAGATGCCTCGCGCACAGCGGGCAGAGATCCTGCGACTGCAGATAAAGTGCGCGAAGAACTTGCCGATGTCCTGCTTTATCTGGTCCGTCTGGCCGACGTACTGGAGGTGGACCTGAACGATGCCGCCACCCAGAAGCTGCAACTCAATGCCGAAAAATATCCGGCAGAGAAGGCTCGCGGTTCCAGTAAAAAATACACAGAGATCTGA